The Glycine max cultivar Williams 82 chromosome 3, Glycine_max_v4.0, whole genome shotgun sequence sequence TAGTAGAATTTGCCCCAACTGCACAATATTTAGAAGATGGCACAATTGTGGAGGTGAACTATTTCTAAAccctttaattaattataaggataatGAAGATTGTTGTGCATCTCATAATATGCCTAATTAATATGTTATCTGATGGTGTCTATTAGATGATGTCAAGCAGACCAAGATCAGATGTTTACATCAACCTCCCAGCTTTGCAGAAGCTTGACACAATGCTCATAgtatgacaaacttcaaaatgcTTCTTGTTTGTGACAACTCTGTTTTCTTCCAAGGATTTTGTGccttaacaatttttttgtttttattttacagGAAATATTGGATAGTTTCAAGGATACTGAATTTTGGTACGCGGAGCAAGGGAGCATATCGGGGAATTCAACTCGGTCACGTGGAGGCTCATTTCGAAGGATTGTTCAGAGGAAAGATGAAAAGTGGTGGCTGCCAGTTCCTTGTGTTCACCCTGGAGGCCTCTCTGATAAGTCAAGGAAGCACTTGAATGAGAAAAGAGACTGTGCTAATCAAATTCATAAAGCAGCAATGGCAATAAATAGCAGTGTTCTTGCAGAGATGGATATCCCAGAAACATATATGTCTAATCTTCCCAAGGTTAGTCCTTATATCCAATTGTTATTAAAGACTGTTTTGATATGTGATTCAGGATTCCACTAAGTTGCCATAGGGCAAGGTAGTTGTAGCTGAGTCTTGTACAGAAAAGGATGATATAATTTCATTGAATCATATATGATGCTAGAAAATGTAAATTCAATGAAATCCTCTATTAGTCTTATgcttatttccttgaaattaaTCACAAAAGGAATTACTTTTGCCTCGAACGTAATTTTGCAACTGCAAACCAAACATGCTCTAAGTGTTTTACATGAAAGTAAAACCAAGAGTGGTCATCACTCATCACTACAAACAATTTGGTTGCATAGAACACATTGAGTAgtatgttttcatgttttctaaaattttatctgacttatttttctcttttttttaactttagagTGGAAGAACAAGTCTTGGGGACACAATTTACCGCTATATGTATTCTACAGACAAGTTCTCACCAGATCACCTTCTTGATTGTCTCAAAATAAGTTCTGAACACGAAGCACTTGAGCTGGCAGATAAGGTTGAGTCTTCGATGTTCACTTGGAGGCGAAAAGCTTGTCTGAGCCATTCAAAAACATCATGGAACAAAGTTAAGGATCTCATGGTGGACACAGACCGAAGTGACAAAAACTACATCTTAGCTGAGAGAGCTGAGACTTTGTTGTTTTGCTTGAAGCAAAGATATCCTGAACTTTCACAAACATCATTGGACACAtgcaagattcaatacaatcgGGTAAGTTTAACCTAGCCGGTTACGATTTCATAGCAAGttgaaaaataacttacaaaTGAACCACATTTTAGGACACCATGATATGGATATCTACTGTAGAAACTAGCAAATATCTAGATTGTGAACTCATGATGaactaaaaatgaatattatattCTGCAGGATGTAGGAAAAGCGATATTAGAAAGCTACTCAAGAGTATTAGAAGGCTTAGCATTCAACATTGTAGCTTGGATTGAAGATGTTCTTCATGCAGATAAATCAATGAGGAACCAAAATGTATAGAAATCACAACTGGGTTGTACATTAACACTGGTGCTCTTCCATTCAGCATTTTTTTAAGCTGTAGCTGTAGGAGAAGTTGATAGATATGTTTGTACTTTGTATTGAAAGCCGTTCACTTGCATCTGTATGACAAGTAGTTGGATaagcataatatatataatcttatatTCAGAAAAACTGAAAAACTAAGAGTTCATATCAGTGTAATTGCCTGATTTTGAATCTTGCTGATTCTCTATCAGAAGTGGGAGGAATTGATGTTATACACAATAGTATTAAATAAGTGTACATCTTTCATTGACCATTGTGCTATAAGCTTGACAACTAACACAACACGTTTTGAAGGTTCACACTTCACAAATATCATTTccatccataaaaaaaaaaaaattgaacctcAAAgggacaagaagaaaaaaaaatcagaccaAATAGTTCTACGTTCTATGATTAATTCATCCAAAGCCTAAAAAACGACACAGTAAAGCACCCTAAATGACAGTGGCAATGTTAACTTTGAACCAAGGTTTTGGAAATCAGTTCCCAACCACAATTACAGCTGCAACATCAAAGTTTCTGAAGTGTCTGCGACTGCATCATGCCATCAATCACATttatcctcaatttttttttaataatatcaagGATTAGGCGAAAGTGCGACcataatttaaaaccttgctttggactaaaaatagttaaaatacgCAAACCTCATTGTTGATTGCCCTTACAAATTATAAGCTAGTTAAACCAAGACAATGAAAGTTAACTTACAATTACTAGAACATTAGAACATGGCCTAATAATATATATCACCTCAACGTTGTTACGAGTGTGTTGCATGATATTCGCTTTGGAtggcaaagaaaataaaagcaaaaaccTTGACTGGAGGAAAATGATAGTTAAAGACAGAAATCATAAGACAAGTTATTGGTATCTGgtgtcaaaataaaaataataataataaaattacaattgctatttttttatgtttctgaTACCAAGCAGCATAAATGATTTGTCGCTTGTTAACTTTGTTGTTTATACCTTATCATCATACTCGACAACAATGTGGCATTATTTCACCATATCATGATCAATGTCCGAAAACTctataagagttttttttttttttttgcccttGTAATTAATTATCTCCTTTTTAAGTTTTACTCCTTATACtagaaaattgtaaattttaatccaTTTTTTCGTGATAGTTTATCATGGTCAAGAAATAATACTTTAGCTAATTTGTCTTGACCTTGTATCTTTTTGGCTTTTTATTGAGAGTGTTATCGGTCGAATTAGATAATTAATCTCCCACGAGGTATAAAAGTTAtggaaaaagtttttttttttctgaatagttatggaaatttttttacttcacttaatagaatcttttttatatacaaaattatgaaTTGAACTTTAATTACCATGTTTAACGGAATTAACTATCTATCTATTATTTGCATTGAGATTTGTTGGTTTGTTTATACAAAAGCCTATtggcttgcttttttgtgcggtatactagattttttttaatggaaactagatttttttatagtaatactagatttgatttttcaaGAGTTTATGTGGAAACTTTCTAttaatagaaatttttaaaaaaatacattttcttataaaataaaaaaagtaattatgtCTTCAAGTTTTTTTATTGGTGAGATTATGTCTTCAAGTTAATCTAAACTTGCATAGTTGCatgtaaaaaagaattaatacaTATATGAGTAACTAAACtttgaatataaaaatgttacATTACATTCGTGCTATGAATATATCTTTTTacctttaaaaaatgaatatatcttTTAATGTGACAAGGATTGTTACTCAAAAGAGAGATTGGGAATAAACTACAAATGCACGAAAGAGAGTTTAAAATATcatacaataaaaatttattaatatagtaCTTAGGcctaa is a genomic window containing:
- the LOC100785956 gene encoding rop guanine nucleotide exchange factor 3; the encoded protein is MDSSSNFDDNSDVGYQPSPSSVDQNDHSITETVGYSPLLSGESFAYCRSNSEVSNFSEPIDDNSFASDQPSPSLWTTMKHGASQASLSRLGMKQHRNSLDEKSDDLDLLETELDMMRERFAKLLLGEDMSGGGKGVCTAVTVSNSITNLYATAFGQNLKLEPLKPEKKAMWKREMNCLLSVCDYIVEFAPTAQYLEDGTIVEMMSSRPRSDVYINLPALQKLDTMLIEILDSFKDTEFWYAEQGSISGNSTRSRGGSFRRIVQRKDEKWWLPVPCVHPGGLSDKSRKHLNEKRDCANQIHKAAMAINSSVLAEMDIPETYMSNLPKSGRTSLGDTIYRYMYSTDKFSPDHLLDCLKISSEHEALELADKVESSMFTWRRKACLSHSKTSWNKVKDLMVDTDRSDKNYILAERAETLLFCLKQRYPELSQTSLDTCKIQYNRDVGKAILESYSRVLEGLAFNIVAWIEDVLHADKSMRNQNV